One genomic segment of Paenibacillus xylanexedens includes these proteins:
- a CDS encoding ABC transporter permease, translating to MSNIMPLIRNETIKMVKKKRLYIIFIVLAVLVPMFTYAQMKSAENNRDKFGGDWRLELQQAITDNQNSLGSDRVPEEYKKYRTVYIQQMQYYLENDINPKEPGGVTFTREFMNNAVGLFIPLLIMAIASDLVSGERTTGTIKMLLTRPVRRWKVLLSKLITLIMFVSIIVVSAYIICYVISGAVFGYKGFNMPIFTGFKVVGTDVDMSAVHAVDQWLYMLMQAGLIWFVSVIVAMLAFMVSVLVRSTAASIVIMMAALIAGTILTSMAASWQTAKYLFMVNLELPNYLSGGLPPIEGMNLGFSLIVLSVWGIASLIVSFLVFTKRDILN from the coding sequence TTGAGTAATATCATGCCGCTGATCCGCAATGAAACGATTAAGATGGTGAAGAAAAAACGGCTTTATATTATATTTATTGTACTTGCGGTCCTCGTACCGATGTTTACGTATGCCCAGATGAAATCTGCGGAGAATAATCGCGACAAGTTTGGCGGCGATTGGCGTCTTGAACTGCAACAGGCCATCACAGACAATCAAAATTCGCTCGGTAGCGATCGGGTACCTGAAGAGTACAAAAAATATAGAACAGTATATATCCAGCAGATGCAGTATTATCTTGAGAATGACATCAATCCCAAAGAACCGGGCGGTGTCACCTTTACGCGGGAGTTCATGAACAACGCGGTTGGATTGTTTATTCCACTGTTAATCATGGCTATTGCTTCAGATCTTGTTTCTGGTGAACGTACGACAGGTACGATTAAAATGCTTTTAACGCGTCCGGTTAGACGCTGGAAAGTGCTTTTGAGTAAATTAATTACGCTGATTATGTTTGTTTCGATCATAGTGGTATCAGCCTACATTATATGTTATGTCATATCGGGTGCGGTCTTTGGTTATAAAGGCTTCAACATGCCAATCTTCACAGGATTCAAAGTTGTGGGAACAGATGTCGATATGTCGGCAGTGCATGCTGTAGACCAGTGGCTGTACATGCTCATGCAGGCAGGACTGATCTGGTTTGTGAGTGTAATTGTGGCTATGCTTGCATTTATGGTATCTGTGCTTGTGCGCAGTACTGCTGCAAGTATTGTTATAATGATGGCCGCTTTGATTGCAGGAACAATCTTGACGAGTATGGCAGCGTCCTGGCAGACCGCGAAGTATTTGTTCATGGTTAACCTCGAACTTCCGAATTATTTGTCTGGCGGGTTACCTCCAATCGAGGGTATGAATTTAGGTTTTTCCCTTATTGTGCTTAGTGTTTGGGGCATTGCTTCACTCATTG
- a CDS encoding ABC transporter ATP-binding protein, whose protein sequence is MTEQLYDSVLSVQNLKKRIGRKWIIKDVTFDVKPGEIFGFLGPNGAGKTTTIRMLVDLIKPTEGKIKVCGYDVNRDPERALKYVGSIVENPEVYTYLTGWENLEHFARMQPGVDNERIQEVVDIVRLDQRIHDKVRTYSLGMRQRLGIAQALLGRPRLLILDEPTNGLDPKGIKELRVFIKQLASEGMAVFVSSHLLSEIQLLCDRVAIISAGRVLAVGGVSELIEDHSKLAIWHVSPLEQGKKMLQDAGIALVGRPADVMDDTIVAGLGPNAVVAEMHEDRIPDMVQQMVQAGIQVEGVQRIQPTLEQLFLKMTEGESIE, encoded by the coding sequence ATGACAGAGCAACTGTATGATTCCGTCCTATCCGTACAGAATCTGAAAAAGCGGATCGGACGCAAATGGATCATTAAGGACGTTACATTTGACGTAAAACCTGGTGAAATCTTCGGATTTCTCGGTCCCAACGGTGCCGGCAAAACAACTACGATACGGATGCTGGTCGATCTGATCAAACCAACAGAAGGAAAAATTAAAGTTTGTGGTTATGATGTGAATCGGGACCCTGAGCGTGCTTTGAAGTATGTAGGCTCCATTGTTGAAAATCCGGAGGTATATACATATCTGACAGGGTGGGAGAACCTGGAGCATTTCGCTCGCATGCAACCAGGTGTGGACAATGAACGAATTCAGGAAGTTGTAGATATTGTGCGTCTGGATCAGCGGATTCACGATAAAGTCAGAACGTACTCATTGGGTATGCGTCAACGGCTCGGTATTGCACAAGCGCTGCTTGGGCGACCGCGTCTGCTTATTCTGGATGAACCGACAAATGGTCTTGATCCAAAAGGGATTAAGGAACTTCGTGTCTTTATTAAGCAACTTGCCAGCGAAGGTATGGCTGTATTTGTCAGCAGTCACTTGTTAAGTGAGATCCAGCTTCTCTGTGACAGAGTAGCCATTATCAGTGCTGGGCGTGTGCTTGCCGTTGGAGGTGTAAGCGAACTGATTGAAGATCATTCGAAGTTGGCTATATGGCATGTTTCACCACTGGAGCAAGGCAAAAAAATGTTGCAGGATGCAGGCATTGCTCTGGTAGGTCGACCTGCGGATGTGATGGATGATACCATTGTTGCGGGCCTTGGTCCCAACGCTGTGGTTGCCGAGATGCACGAAGATCGAATTCCTGATATGGTGCAACAGATGGTTCAAGCTGGTATACAGGTTGAAGGGGTACAGCGGATTCAGCCTACGCTTGAACAACTATTCTTAAAAATGACAGAAGGTGAATCCATTGAGTAA